One genomic segment of Borrelia coriaceae includes these proteins:
- a CDS encoding HAD family hydrolase, whose protein sequence is MKIKACIFDMDGTLINSIMDIACSMNFALKKFGYREIKPDEFKTLVGRGYSKLVENTLDYLSINLNDKYLKDNLYQEFVKAYNHNLASQTIAYDGIPELLKNLNTLNIPIGILSNKNHEELLIIAKDIFKDINFFEVRGYSSKFEAKPDPENALDMIIELNLMPKEIAYIGDSDIDMFTAQNAGFLPIGVSWGFRTVEELKKSGAKYILNSPSELLDIIK, encoded by the coding sequence ATGAAAATTAAAGCTTGCATTTTCGACATGGATGGCACTCTAATAAACAGCATCATGGATATTGCATGCTCAATGAACTTTGCCCTAAAAAAATTTGGATACAGAGAAATTAAACCAGATGAATTTAAAACTCTTGTTGGAAGAGGGTATTCTAAATTAGTAGAAAACACTCTAGACTATCTCAGCATAAACTTAAATGACAAGTATCTTAAAGATAATCTTTATCAAGAATTCGTAAAAGCATATAATCACAATCTTGCCTCACAAACAATAGCATATGATGGAATACCAGAACTTTTAAAAAATCTAAACACACTTAATATTCCAATAGGAATATTAAGCAACAAAAACCATGAAGAACTATTAATAATAGCAAAAGATATATTTAAAGACATAAATTTTTTTGAAGTGAGAGGCTACTCATCAAAATTTGAGGCTAAACCAGATCCTGAAAATGCACTTGACATGATAATAGAATTAAATCTCATGCCAAAAGAAATAGCATATATCGGAGACAGTGATATTGACATGTTCACTGCTCAGAATGCCGGATTCCTACCTATAGGAGTTTCATGGGGCTTTAGAACAGTAGAAGAACTAAAAAAAAGCGGAGCAAAATATATCTTAAATAGTCCATCGGAACTTTTGGACATAATCAAATGA
- a CDS encoding ABC transporter ATP-binding protein, with product MQEDILILDKVTKRYGDFVANDNICIRFKKGEIHAIIGENGAGKTTLMKTIYGIHKPDSGQIFLRGSEIKFKYSSESVRSGVGMVFQHFMLISKFTAVQNIILGYEDSKFGFINYNCAKKKIIKLSEKYGLKIDTDIPIENLSVGMVQKVEILKVLYRNADVIIFDEPTAVLTPNEIDEFMNVLKALAVEGHTVILITHKIKEIQAVAQRCTIMRLGKVVGTFNINETDEKMLTKLMIGKETSLDMSKKHIVDGINVLEVRDLKVRDERGVLKVKDISFNLREGEIFGIAGIEGSGQEELVEAILGIRAIFSGDIIKRVDGKFESIKGLSVKQIIDKKIGHIPSDRQKHGLILDFNIFQNIGIKSFDDVSYLKMKNSDMNGGKLNFLSTVKKQFVDFNLTVLKEISEQLAVSFDVRPRDILSKVKNLSGGNQQKVVVAREINLRPEVLLAVQPTRGLDVGAIENIYKKMIAQRDAGMTVLLVSLDIDELMSVCDRIAVMYDGGIVGVLENNFDAGVIGKMMMGVI from the coding sequence ATGCAAGAAGATATATTAATTTTAGATAAAGTTACTAAACGGTATGGTGACTTTGTTGCTAATGATAATATTTGTATAAGATTTAAAAAAGGAGAGATACATGCAATTATTGGTGAAAATGGTGCTGGCAAAACCACTTTAATGAAAACTATTTATGGAATTCACAAGCCCGATAGCGGGCAAATTTTTTTAAGAGGAAGTGAAATAAAATTTAAATATTCAAGCGAATCTGTTCGCAGTGGTGTTGGAATGGTTTTTCAGCATTTTATGTTAATTTCAAAATTTACGGCTGTGCAAAATATTATTTTGGGGTATGAAGATTCAAAATTTGGCTTTATTAATTATAATTGTGCAAAGAAGAAAATAATTAAGCTTTCTGAAAAATATGGTTTAAAAATAGATACTGATATTCCGATTGAGAATTTAAGTGTTGGGATGGTGCAAAAGGTAGAAATACTTAAGGTTCTTTATAGAAATGCAGATGTTATTATTTTTGATGAACCTACAGCGGTGCTTACACCTAATGAGATTGATGAATTCATGAATGTTTTAAAAGCATTGGCTGTAGAGGGACATACTGTGATACTTATTACACATAAAATAAAAGAGATACAAGCTGTAGCACAAAGGTGTACAATTATGCGCCTTGGCAAAGTGGTTGGAACTTTTAATATTAATGAAACTGATGAAAAGATGCTTACTAAATTGATGATAGGCAAAGAAACTTCTCTTGATATGTCTAAGAAACATATTGTTGATGGCATAAATGTTCTTGAGGTTAGAGATTTAAAAGTTAGAGATGAGAGGGGTGTTTTAAAAGTTAAAGATATTAGTTTTAATCTTAGAGAAGGTGAGATTTTTGGAATAGCTGGCATTGAAGGAAGTGGTCAAGAAGAATTAGTAGAAGCAATTCTTGGAATTAGAGCTATCTTTAGCGGGGATATAATTAAGAGAGTTGATGGCAAATTTGAGTCAATCAAGGGGCTTAGTGTTAAACAAATAATAGATAAAAAAATTGGCCATATTCCGTCTGATAGACAAAAACACGGTCTTATTTTGGACTTTAACATTTTTCAAAACATTGGAATTAAAAGTTTTGATGATGTAAGTTATTTAAAAATGAAGAATAGTGATATGAATGGTGGTAAACTTAACTTTTTAAGTACTGTTAAGAAACAGTTTGTTGATTTTAATTTAACTGTTCTTAAGGAAATAAGTGAACAACTTGCAGTATCATTTGATGTTAGACCAAGAGATATTTTAAGCAAAGTTAAGAATCTATCTGGGGGTAATCAGCAAAAGGTCGTTGTTGCACGTGAGATTAATTTGAGGCCTGAGGTTCTTTTAGCAGTTCAGCCTACAAGGGGGCTGGATGTGGGTGCTATTGAGAATATTTATAAAAAAATGATAGCGCAAAGGGATGCGGGCATGACAGTTCTTCTTGTATCTCTTGATATTGATGAACTTATGAGTGTTTGTGATAGGATAGCTGTCATGTATGATGGTGGAATTGTTGGTGTTTTAGAGAACAATTTTGATGCTGGTGTTATTGGCAAAATGATGATGGGTGTAATTTAA
- a CDS encoding ABC transporter permease, with protein MTINNCKCKKIIETFLNSSIFINFFAFFLGVLILGLIVLLLGYSPFKMYYLMVEVIFSSPKHFGYIISYATPLIFTGLSIGIALKVGLFNIGVESQFMLGSIVALMTGIFLDFPPLLHVICIFLSVFLASGILGILIGYLKIRFNINEIISGIMFNWILFHVNNLIIDLPAIKKDNSDLSKAIRESAFIDFFGSWKLSSEGLAYRAEHPFINDLLKAPLNFGIVIGIIIAILIWVLLNKTMLGFKISSVGHNIVASYRVGINIKKILMFTMFLSGALAGIAGAIQVMGVNKAIFKLAYMEGTGFNGVAVALIGNSSPIGIIFSSILFSVLIYGSSRVQSLMGLSSAIVSLMIGIVVIVISAGHFFNRVFLRGIKSVKHINIPD; from the coding sequence ATGACAATTAATAATTGTAAATGTAAAAAGATAATTGAGACATTTTTAAATTCGTCAATATTTATTAACTTTTTTGCATTTTTTTTAGGTGTTTTAATTCTTGGTTTAATAGTATTGTTGCTTGGGTATTCTCCTTTTAAGATGTATTATTTAATGGTAGAAGTTATATTTTCTTCACCTAAGCATTTTGGCTATATTATAAGCTATGCTACTCCATTGATTTTTACGGGCCTTTCAATTGGCATTGCTTTAAAAGTGGGACTTTTTAATATTGGGGTTGAGAGTCAATTTATGCTTGGTTCAATTGTAGCTTTAATGACTGGAATTTTTTTGGATTTTCCACCTTTATTACATGTAATTTGTATTTTTTTGTCTGTTTTTCTAGCATCAGGGATTTTAGGTATTTTAATTGGATATTTAAAAATTAGATTTAATATAAATGAAATAATTTCAGGAATAATGTTTAATTGGATTTTATTTCACGTAAATAATCTAATAATAGATTTGCCTGCTATTAAAAAAGATAATAGTGATTTGTCTAAGGCTATTCGAGAAAGTGCTTTTATTGATTTTTTTGGTTCTTGGAAACTTTCATCTGAGGGACTTGCTTATAGAGCTGAGCATCCATTTATTAATGATTTGTTAAAAGCTCCTCTTAATTTTGGGATAGTTATTGGGATTATTATTGCTATTTTGATATGGGTTTTATTGAATAAGACGATGCTTGGGTTTAAAATCAGTTCTGTTGGACATAATATTGTTGCTTCCTATCGTGTGGGAATTAATATTAAAAAAATTTTGATGTTTACTATGTTTCTTTCAGGTGCACTTGCGGGAATTGCAGGTGCCATACAGGTTATGGGTGTTAATAAGGCAATATTTAAGCTTGCTTATATGGAAGGGACAGGTTTTAATGGTGTAGCTGTTGCATTAATAGGCAATAGTTCTCCAATAGGAATAATATTTTCAAGTATTTTATTCTCAGTTTTGATTTATGGTAGTAGTAGAGTGCAAAGTTTAATGGGACTCTCTTCTGCAATTGTGTCTTTGATGATAGGGATAGTAGTGATTGTGATTTCCGCCGGTCATTTTTTTAATAGGGTATTTTTGAGAGGTATCAAGAGTGTTAAACACATTAATATTCCTGATTAG
- a CDS encoding ABC transporter permease, whose amino-acid sequence MLNTLIFLISETLVNSQILILAGLGGLISERSGIINIGIEGMMALGAFVGATVAYYYGSPLFAIFVGGLSGLILSVLHAIFTVFLKSDHIITGIAINFLGPSIAMLFGTFIFGSASTPPINIKLPIFFDGILDKKSLIFQIFGKRYSLYIAIICVVLFHIIFKYTKIGLRIKASGEDPEVLESLGVNVIMIRFFCVLLSGLFAGIAGAVLSTVIASSYMQGIVGGQGFIAIVMVIFGNWQPFGILMGSVLFSFIRTLVVTMSQVSFLSFIIPLKVLIILPYVVVIVSLMFFAKKNYAPRALGLPYKKD is encoded by the coding sequence GTGTTAAACACATTAATATTCCTGATTAGTGAAACGCTTGTAAATTCTCAGATCTTAATTTTAGCTGGTCTTGGGGGACTTATAAGTGAGAGAAGTGGAATTATTAATATTGGTATTGAAGGTATGATGGCGCTTGGGGCATTTGTTGGAGCTACAGTTGCATATTATTATGGTAGTCCATTATTTGCAATTTTTGTTGGAGGACTCTCAGGACTGATTCTATCAGTGCTTCATGCCATTTTTACTGTTTTTCTTAAATCAGATCATATAATAACGGGAATAGCTATTAATTTTTTAGGACCATCTATTGCGATGTTGTTTGGAACTTTTATTTTCGGTTCTGCTTCAACTCCTCCAATAAATATTAAGTTGCCCATATTTTTTGATGGAATTTTGGATAAGAAGTCCCTTATATTTCAGATTTTTGGTAAGAGATATTCACTCTATATTGCAATAATATGTGTTGTTCTTTTTCATATTATATTTAAATATACTAAAATTGGACTTAGGATTAAAGCTAGTGGTGAAGATCCAGAAGTGTTAGAGTCTCTCGGTGTTAATGTGATTATGATTAGGTTTTTTTGTGTTCTTCTAAGTGGTTTATTTGCAGGAATTGCTGGGGCAGTGCTCTCTACTGTAATTGCTTCAAGTTATATGCAAGGAATTGTTGGTGGTCAAGGTTTTATTGCCATCGTTATGGTAATTTTTGGAAATTGGCAACCTTTTGGGATTTTGATGGGTAGCGTTTTATTTTCCTTTATAAGAACTTTAGTTGTGACGATGTCTCAAGTTTCTTTTTTGTCTTTCATAATTCCTCTTAAGGTATTAATAATTTTGCCTTATGTTGTTGTGATTGTAAGCCTTATGTTTTTTGCAAAAAAGAATTATGCTCCTAGAGCTTTAGGTTTACCTTATAAAAAAGATTGA
- a CDS encoding methyl-accepting chemotaxis protein, with product MLKIKHRFVGFLFLYLLITILFFSLIFKFILGSYLENYYKQLTRSQVRRAAFAIQSLLDTFYIVIDGASTNLALETMDEYSIIKKSGHIFSELELERFRENSKVILDTVKKNKKYRNRVYEILWNLKLDTFYEEFAFFDFDGKVIVTTRHANNIDFGHSESNTGYFKDSVEGYKEKGLDFVGWYPNLTEGIAGEVAVRSLYKDKKASAIVLPVYSAEDKVFLGYLVGYLLDDVIRDKLDRTRFGFYDRGNLLYLDPYNNLVNPLEEYGETSKVSAGFIGLLNDALSKPPKKPTVLTEVPVYQIERAYFPELKLYNYYAVLPIKSELGDNSGLLAARIPYEDIYGVINSLAFKFVVCSILGIIILVVILAMRIEIVISSRLNVVRNLVKEIVQGNLDKDYAIGNDKYSDELSSLSLQIIKMRDAIADAITSVLQNISYVNKASVEVANSSQSLSSSALQQASTLEEMLANIEQISSGVNMSANNSRETEQIALITDENAHIGGTAVEESVVAMHAIVEKVSVIEEIARKTNLLALNAAIEAARAGEEGKGFAVVASEIRKLADLSKESALEIGELVEENSRLATEAGLIFKDMLPDIEKTTTLVKKISEGSYKQNDQIAQFKVALDQVGEVVQASASSSEELSSMADRMLEKAKELRQVISFFKVKNIGNDDFNQFNAGDDLFGNENTTSLDVEGNALLGDGQSNIHVNSVNSNVSYNSINKRVDPKKAIDVVDKDIEFDEDFSDF from the coding sequence ATGTTGAAAATTAAGCACAGGTTTGTTGGGTTTTTATTCTTATATTTGTTGATAACTATATTGTTTTTTTCTTTGATTTTTAAATTTATTTTGGGTAGTTATTTAGAAAATTACTATAAACAACTTACAAGATCTCAAGTAAGGCGAGCTGCTTTTGCTATACAGAGTTTATTAGATACATTTTATATTGTAATTGATGGTGCAAGTACTAATTTAGCCCTTGAGACTATGGATGAATATTCGATTATTAAAAAGTCCGGACATATTTTTTCAGAGTTAGAATTGGAAAGATTTAGAGAGAATTCTAAAGTTATTCTTGATACGGTGAAAAAAAATAAAAAGTATCGAAATCGGGTATATGAGATATTGTGGAATTTAAAGCTTGATACTTTTTATGAAGAATTTGCGTTTTTTGATTTTGACGGTAAAGTAATTGTGACGACAAGACATGCTAATAATATAGATTTTGGTCATTCTGAGTCAAATACTGGATATTTTAAAGATTCTGTAGAAGGGTATAAAGAGAAAGGGTTAGATTTTGTTGGGTGGTATCCTAATCTGACTGAAGGGATAGCAGGAGAAGTTGCTGTTAGATCTCTATATAAGGATAAAAAAGCTTCTGCCATAGTCCTTCCTGTATATTCAGCAGAAGATAAAGTATTCCTTGGTTATTTGGTAGGTTATTTACTTGATGATGTTATAAGAGATAAATTAGATAGAACTAGATTTGGTTTTTATGATAGAGGGAATTTATTGTATTTAGATCCATATAATAATCTTGTTAATCCTTTAGAGGAGTATGGTGAAACTTCTAAAGTTAGTGCTGGATTTATTGGGCTTTTAAACGATGCATTGTCTAAGCCTCCTAAAAAGCCTACTGTGTTAACTGAGGTTCCAGTTTATCAAATTGAGAGAGCGTATTTCCCAGAGCTGAAATTATATAATTATTATGCTGTGTTGCCTATTAAAAGTGAGCTTGGGGATAATAGTGGTCTTCTTGCAGCTAGAATTCCTTATGAAGATATTTATGGGGTTATTAATAGTTTAGCTTTTAAATTTGTGGTATGTTCTATTTTAGGTATTATTATATTGGTTGTTATTCTTGCAATGAGGATAGAGATTGTTATTAGCTCTAGATTGAATGTGGTTAGAAATTTAGTAAAAGAAATAGTTCAAGGAAATTTAGATAAAGATTATGCTATTGGTAATGACAAATATTCTGATGAATTGAGTTCATTGAGCTTACAAATTATTAAAATGAGAGATGCTATTGCGGATGCTATTACAAGTGTTTTGCAAAATATTAGTTATGTTAATAAGGCAAGTGTTGAGGTTGCTAATTCAAGTCAAAGTTTAAGTTCTAGCGCATTGCAACAAGCGTCAACACTTGAAGAAATGTTAGCTAATATTGAACAGATATCATCTGGGGTTAATATGAGTGCGAATAATTCCCGAGAAACAGAACAAATTGCCTTGATTACTGATGAGAATGCTCACATAGGAGGTACGGCTGTTGAGGAATCTGTTGTGGCTATGCATGCAATTGTTGAGAAAGTTAGTGTTATTGAAGAGATAGCTAGAAAGACTAATTTGCTTGCTTTAAATGCAGCTATTGAAGCTGCAAGGGCTGGAGAAGAAGGAAAGGGATTTGCTGTTGTAGCAAGTGAAATTAGAAAGCTTGCTGATCTTAGCAAGGAGTCTGCTCTTGAAATTGGTGAATTGGTCGAAGAAAATTCTAGATTGGCAACAGAAGCTGGATTAATATTTAAGGACATGTTGCCTGATATAGAAAAGACCACAACACTTGTAAAGAAAATTTCTGAGGGAAGTTACAAACAAAATGATCAAATCGCACAGTTTAAAGTTGCTCTTGATCAGGTTGGGGAAGTTGTTCAAGCTTCAGCATCAAGCAGTGAAGAGCTCTCAAGTATGGCTGATAGAATGCTTGAGAAGGCTAAAGAGCTTAGACAAGTGATATCTTTTTTCAAAGTTAAAAATATTGGAAATGATGATTTTAATCAATTTAATGCTGGTGATGATCTTTTTGGGAATGAAAATACTACTTCTTTAGATGTAGAGGGTAATGCATTGTTAGGAGATGGGCAAAGTAATATACATGTTAATTCAGTTAATTCAAATGTAAGTTATAACTCTATTAATAAGAGGGTCGATCCTAAGAAAGCTATTGATGTTGTTGATAAAGATATAGAGTTTGATGAAGATTTTTCAGATTTTTAG
- a CDS encoding methyl-accepting chemotaxis protein — protein MKLKVRILLLVSILISIFISVLFFVFGMAISSNLVSEQLDLMQNLIKNVTSSLNIYLSSMEERVKINSMYLDSSERFESIANSKPKRIEAILDQIEILVKTGRGNNLMITNKKGEIVFTTAVKDNSDYGISVANKEYFLNLMRTSSIYNSSVLLADSGSVEEVLMKDVSKIRNKAGQIPYLLMGMPLRDHDTNDVFGYFMIFYAVDYLYNSFKDISFGALDTGRAIVFDEKGSFLIHHTWFPGDNLVNVRPYYTNVVKNSVEDLIQKNKELSFRRYFDANGQEFVSLAQKVKCKLSNLSFIVYLRANANDFHYMTRLTTLILVISFFVTLVILGLVTMYLVGKLSSVINGILSYSERLASGDFTVSNYSLDWETLELYGLHENLELLRSNFSSVARGIIENLDYLYENAIHIANASQNLSSGAVEQASTLEEMTANIEQISQGVTENTDNASTTESIAVNTNEKTKEGHQSVAKAIEAMEVITDKIGIIDEITRQTNLLALNASIEAARVGDKGKGFEVVAAEVRKLADQSKESAREIIDIAHKSFTVASKAGNSFEQIVPGMEKTAGLVKNITRESYNQSNQIGQFKNAIEQVSQLVQTTASSSEELSAMSERMLESVKHLKESVDYFKIDK, from the coding sequence CTGAAGCTTAAGGTTAGGATATTACTTCTTGTTAGTATTCTTATATCAATCTTTATTTCTGTGTTGTTTTTTGTGTTTGGGATGGCAATTAGCTCTAATTTAGTATCTGAACAGTTAGATCTTATGCAAAATCTTATTAAAAATGTTACAAGTTCTTTAAACATTTATCTTTCTTCAATGGAAGAAAGGGTAAAAATTAATTCCATGTATTTAGATTCTTCAGAGAGATTTGAATCCATTGCTAACAGTAAGCCTAAGAGAATAGAAGCTATCTTAGATCAAATTGAGATTTTGGTTAAAACAGGCAGAGGTAATAATTTGATGATAACTAATAAGAAAGGTGAAATAGTATTTACTACTGCTGTTAAAGATAATAGTGATTATGGTATTTCTGTAGCAAATAAAGAATATTTTCTTAATTTAATGAGAACTAGTTCTATTTATAACTCTTCTGTTCTTTTAGCAGATTCTGGATCTGTTGAAGAGGTCTTAATGAAAGATGTTTCTAAGATTAGGAATAAAGCAGGTCAAATTCCTTATTTATTAATGGGAATGCCTTTAAGAGATCATGATACTAATGATGTTTTTGGATATTTTATGATATTTTATGCTGTCGATTATCTTTATAATTCATTTAAGGATATTAGTTTTGGAGCGTTAGATACTGGTAGGGCTATAGTATTTGACGAAAAGGGTTCATTTCTTATCCATCATACTTGGTTTCCTGGTGATAATTTAGTTAATGTTAGACCTTATTATACTAATGTAGTTAAGAATTCCGTTGAAGATTTAATTCAGAAAAATAAAGAACTTAGCTTTAGACGTTATTTTGATGCTAATGGACAAGAATTTGTTTCTCTTGCTCAGAAGGTAAAATGTAAGTTGTCTAATTTGTCGTTTATAGTATATCTTAGAGCTAATGCTAATGACTTTCATTATATGACTAGACTTACTACTTTAATTTTAGTAATAAGTTTTTTTGTGACTTTGGTGATTCTTGGTTTAGTGACTATGTATCTTGTAGGTAAACTTAGTTCTGTTATAAATGGAATTTTAAGTTATTCTGAAAGACTTGCTTCTGGTGATTTTACTGTTTCAAATTATTCTTTAGATTGGGAAACCTTAGAGCTTTATGGTTTACATGAAAATTTGGAGCTTTTAAGGTCTAATTTTTCATCTGTTGCCAGAGGGATTATTGAAAATCTTGATTATCTTTATGAGAATGCAATTCATATAGCAAATGCTAGTCAAAATTTAAGTTCTGGAGCAGTTGAACAAGCATCTACATTAGAAGAGATGACAGCAAACATTGAACAAATATCTCAAGGGGTTACTGAGAATACTGATAATGCTTCTACTACTGAGAGTATTGCTGTTAATACTAATGAAAAAACTAAAGAGGGACATCAGTCTGTTGCTAAAGCTATCGAGGCTATGGAGGTTATTACAGATAAAATAGGAATTATTGATGAGATAACAAGGCAAACTAATTTGCTTGCTTTAAATGCTTCTATTGAAGCTGCTAGAGTAGGGGATAAGGGTAAAGGATTTGAAGTTGTTGCTGCTGAGGTTAGAAAGCTTGCTGATCAAAGCAAGGAGTCTGCTAGGGAAATTATTGATATTGCACATAAAAGTTTTACTGTTGCAAGTAAAGCAGGTAATAGTTTTGAGCAAATTGTTCCTGGAATGGAGAAAACAGCTGGGCTTGTTAAAAATATTACCCGTGAGAGTTATAATCAGAGTAATCAAATTGGACAATTTAAGAATGCAATAGAACAAGTTAGTCAGTTAGTTCAAACAACAGCATCCAGTAGTGAGGAGCTCTCAGCAATGTCTGAGAGAATGTTGGAGAGTGTTAAACATTTAAAGGAATCAGTAGATTACTTTAAGATTGATAAATAA
- the mnmA gene encoding tRNA 2-thiouridine(34) synthase MnmA: MKIAVLLSGGVDSSVALYTMIQKGYKNIKCYYLKIWLEDELSYIGDCPWKEDINYVETVCKKFNIPYEIISLQDEYYDRVVTYAIEELKIGNTPSPDIFCNQRIKFGAFFDKINENYDLIVTGHYAKIENINNYHRLKQAKDKIKDQSYFLSHLSREQISKLHFPLGDLLKTAIRQIAHKIDLPNKNRKDSQGICFLGKIKYDEFIKYHLGELKGNIIEQETGKILGTHNGYWFFTIGQRKGIKLSHGPWFVIEKDIQNNVIYVSNSTNYLKQGKKQFLVHQTNWINKPLNNHDLSAKIRHGEKKIKCKIEMLNNDIIKVDLEEEDYGISPGQFCIFYQEDECLGGAKILKTLI, from the coding sequence ATGAAAATAGCAGTACTTCTATCTGGTGGAGTAGACAGCTCTGTAGCCCTTTACACAATGATACAAAAGGGATATAAAAACATAAAATGTTATTATCTAAAAATTTGGCTTGAAGATGAACTTTCCTACATCGGGGATTGTCCTTGGAAAGAAGATATTAATTATGTTGAGACTGTATGTAAAAAATTCAATATACCATATGAAATCATCAGCTTACAAGACGAATATTATGACAGAGTAGTAACCTATGCTATTGAAGAATTAAAAATCGGAAATACTCCAAGTCCAGATATATTTTGCAATCAAAGAATAAAATTTGGAGCATTCTTCGACAAAATCAACGAAAATTATGATTTAATTGTCACAGGACACTATGCCAAAATAGAAAACATAAATAACTATCACAGACTTAAACAAGCCAAAGATAAGATAAAAGATCAAAGTTATTTCTTATCCCATCTCTCTAGAGAACAAATATCAAAATTGCATTTTCCATTAGGCGACCTATTAAAAACTGCAATAAGACAAATAGCACATAAAATAGATCTACCTAATAAAAATAGAAAAGACAGTCAGGGGATTTGTTTTCTTGGAAAAATTAAATATGATGAATTTATAAAATACCACTTAGGAGAACTTAAAGGTAATATAATTGAACAAGAAACGGGTAAAATACTTGGAACACATAATGGATATTGGTTTTTTACAATTGGACAAAGAAAAGGTATCAAACTCAGCCATGGCCCGTGGTTTGTTATAGAAAAAGATATTCAAAATAATGTCATTTATGTCTCAAACAGCACAAATTATTTAAAACAAGGGAAGAAACAATTTTTAGTGCATCAAACAAACTGGATAAACAAACCATTAAATAATCACGACTTAAGTGCCAAAATAAGACATGGAGAGAAAAAAATAAAATGCAAAATAGAAATGTTAAACAACGATATCATAAAAGTTGATCTAGAAGAAGAAGATTATGGAATCTCACCAGGACAATTTTGCATATTTTATCAAGAAGACGAATGCCTAGGAGGAGCTAAAATCCTTAAAACACTAATATAA